The nucleotide sequence CTGCACGACTCTGTAAGTCAACAACTATTCGCAGCTTCAATGATGATGTCAGCCATCAATGAATCAGAACCCGTATCAGATGCACAAGGAAAGCAATTAAAAATGGTCGAGAATATGATTCACCAATCACAGCTTGAAATGCGTGCATTGCTTCTGCACCTACGGCCAGTGGCATTAAAGGGGAAATCCCTGCAAGAAGGAATACAAGAAATTCTAGTAGAGCTTTCACAAAAAGTCCCGCTTGATATCGAATGGAAAATAGAGCCGATCCCGCTCGATAAAGGAGTGGAGGACCATCTATTTCGAATCCTGCAAGAATCGGTTTCAAATACATTACGCCACGCCCAAGCAGCCAGTCTCAAGGTGCTTTTAATTGAGCGGGATGAGGTTATTATTATGAGAATTGTAGATGACGGTATTGGCTTTGATGTAGAAGAGGCAAAAGCAGGCTCATACGGCTTGCAAAATATGCAAGAACGCGCAATTGAAATTGGCGGCTCATTGAAAATCGTAAGCTTGAAGAATAAGGGAACTCGCTTAGAAGTAAAAGTCCCGATATTGTCACGAGAGGGGGATGAGAATGATTAAGGTATTGTTTGTCGATGATCATGAAATGGTACGGATTGGTGTCTCCTCTTATTTATCTGCTCAACCTGATATTGATGTTATTGGCGAAGCAGATGATGGCGCAAAAGCAGTACAGCTTGCTTTAGAGCTGCGGCCAGATATCATTTTGATGGATCTTGTGATGAAGGAAATGGATGGGATTGAGGCGACAGAGCAAATTATAAGTCAATGGCCTGAAGCAAAAATTATTATTGTGACAAGCTTCGTAGACGATGAGAAAGTCTATCCAGCGCTTGAGGCTGGAGCAACAAGTTATATGCTAAAAACATCAAAAGCAAGCGAAATTGCAAATGCAATCCGTGATACATATGAGGGACAATCTGTGCTCGAACCAGAAGTGACGGGGAAAATGATGATGAAAATGCGGAGCAAGAGAAATCAGCCGCTGCATGAACAGCTGACAAACAGAGAAATGGAAGTCCTGCTGCTCATGGCAGACGGCAAAGCAAACCAAGACATTGCAGATGAGCTGTTCATTTCATTGAAAACAGTGAAAGCACATGTAAGCAATATCTTAAGTAAGCTGGAAGTGCAAGATCGTACCCAGGCTGTCATCTATGCATTTAAGCACTCATTAGTTGAATAACTGCACAGAGAAAAAAAGGGCGTCCCACACGGTGAGCGCCCTTATTCATTATCTCGATATTTCTTTTCGCTTGAAGAGCTGTCTTTTGTTTTATCCTTTTCTTTTTCCTCTTTCATCTCCTGATTTAAGTCTTCTAATGGGATTGAATCTACGGTTTGTTCATCTTTAAAACGGTCATATTGGCTTTTCTTTTCAGAGGAATACTGTTCAGGGCGTTCCATGTCTTTTTGAGGTTTTCGTTCATTTTTATCTGCCATTATTTCACCCCTAACGTTTTTTTATGTTGTACCTTTTTCTGGCTATTGTTAAACGTTTTGATGGTTCAAAATAATAGGATGAAAATTTAGAATTTTACAACAATAATGGTTTATTATAGAATATAAGTTATTCACTATATAAAAGGGGGCTTCTGTTTGTTTAAAAAATTATTTGAAAATTATGAACAATTATATTCAGAGCTTGTTCAGTTTAGACGAGATTTACATATGTATCCTGAGGTTTCGCATGAAGAAGTGGAAACACCAAAGAAAATAGCCGCATACTTAAGGAAACTAGGACTGGAGGTAAGGGAAGGTGTCGGTGGAAATGGTGTCGTGGCGAGGCTACAAGGTGGAAAACCTGGCAAAACAATTGCACTCCGAGCAGACTTTGATGCTCTTCCAATCCAAGATGAAAAAGAAGTAGCTTACAAGTCAAGGGTTCCAGGTGTTATGCATGCTTGTGGTCATGATATACATACAGCCTCTTTATTAGGAGTGGCAAATGTATTAAGTCGTTACCGAGATGAAATTGAGGGAAATGTCGTGTTTATCCATCAATTTGCCGAAGAAGTTTCTCCAGGCGGCGCAGAAGCAATGATTGCTGATGGCTGTCTTGAAGGTGTAGATGAAATCTACGGAGCACATGTATGGTCAGAGGACCCAGTTGGACAAATCAGCTTTTGCGAAGGGTTTGCGATGGCAGCAGCCGATATCTTCGAGATAAATGTTTTTGGTCAAGGGGGACATGGCGCTCAGCCTCATAAAACAATTGACCCCATTACAGCATCATGTCAGCTCGTTTCAAATTTACAGCAAATTGCAAGTCGTAAGACCGATCCACTGAAAGCAGTGGTTGTGACAGTAGGGGCTTTTCAAAGTGGGAAGGCGTTAAACGTTATTCCAGATAAAGTGTATTTAGGCGGAACAGTACGTTCATTTGATGAAGAAGTGCGGGATGAAACAGAGGCACTTATCCGTAAAATGACCGCCTCCACATGTGATGTCTTCGGAGCGAAGGCAGAAGTTCACTACGTAAGAGGACATGCTGCTGTATATAATCATCCAACCGAAACGAAAAAAGTAAAAACTCTTGCTCAGCACCTTTTTGGTAAGGAGCATGTGATCGATAAAGAACCGATTATGGGAGCTGAGGACTTCGGGTATTATTTGCAGAAAGTCCCAGGAACGTTCTTCTTTGTAGGAGGTCGTAATCCAGAATTGAACGCAGTCTATTCTCATCATCATCCGAAGTTTGATGTAGATGAAAAAGCAATGATCAATATCGGCAAAACATTCTTGTCTATTATTTTTGAAAAGCAAATAAGAGAACAGAAAGAAGGGGCAGAACAACAAATTAAAAATTAGTGGGGTGACGGTATGAGAAAGGGTTATGTTGTTTTTACTATTTTACTATTATTACTTGGCTTAGTTGGTTGTGGGGCAAA is from Bacillus tianshenii and encodes:
- a CDS encoding sensor histidine kinase, which translates into the protein MKIIQRQIMTGIVFSVLFFLLFMIVFFIAFPIPDWTLLWERELLDVPFAVLALSLSGVTGIGFGLVSGTYWRKQLELISSALQQLEQGRNLYTEEISQSPDLSDIWKRMTKIQQQMTKQTKLSQKLANEKAEEQERQLQQVVSQERNRLARELHDSVSQQLFAASMMMSAINESEPVSDAQGKQLKMVENMIHQSQLEMRALLLHLRPVALKGKSLQEGIQEILVELSQKVPLDIEWKIEPIPLDKGVEDHLFRILQESVSNTLRHAQAASLKVLLIERDEVIIMRIVDDGIGFDVEEAKAGSYGLQNMQERAIEIGGSLKIVSLKNKGTRLEVKVPILSREGDEND
- a CDS encoding response regulator transcription factor, whose translation is MIKVLFVDDHEMVRIGVSSYLSAQPDIDVIGEADDGAKAVQLALELRPDIILMDLVMKEMDGIEATEQIISQWPEAKIIIVTSFVDDEKVYPALEAGATSYMLKTSKASEIANAIRDTYEGQSVLEPEVTGKMMMKMRSKRNQPLHEQLTNREMEVLLLMADGKANQDIADELFISLKTVKAHVSNILSKLEVQDRTQAVIYAFKHSLVE
- a CDS encoding amidohydrolase; amino-acid sequence: MFKKLFENYEQLYSELVQFRRDLHMYPEVSHEEVETPKKIAAYLRKLGLEVREGVGGNGVVARLQGGKPGKTIALRADFDALPIQDEKEVAYKSRVPGVMHACGHDIHTASLLGVANVLSRYRDEIEGNVVFIHQFAEEVSPGGAEAMIADGCLEGVDEIYGAHVWSEDPVGQISFCEGFAMAAADIFEINVFGQGGHGAQPHKTIDPITASCQLVSNLQQIASRKTDPLKAVVVTVGAFQSGKALNVIPDKVYLGGTVRSFDEEVRDETEALIRKMTASTCDVFGAKAEVHYVRGHAAVYNHPTETKKVKTLAQHLFGKEHVIDKEPIMGAEDFGYYLQKVPGTFFFVGGRNPELNAVYSHHHPKFDVDEKAMINIGKTFLSIIFEKQIREQKEGAEQQIKN